From a single Piliocolobus tephrosceles isolate RC106 chromosome 21, ASM277652v3, whole genome shotgun sequence genomic region:
- the ZNF627 gene encoding zinc finger protein 627, whose amino-acid sequence MGPSSLNRHIRDHTGRGPNEYQEYGKKSYTRNQCGRALSYHRSFPVRERTHPGGKPYDCKECGETFISLVSIRRHMLTHRGGVPYKCKVCGKAFDYPSLFRIHERSHTGEKPYECKQCGKAFSCSSYIRIHERTHTGDKPYECKQCGKAFSCSKYIRIHERTHTGEKPYECKQCGKAFRCASSVRSHERTHTGEKLFECKECGKALTCLASVRRHMIKHTGNGPYKCKVCGKAFDFPSSFRIHERTHTGEKPYDCKQCGKAFSCSSSFRKHERIHTGEKPYKCTKCGKAFSRSSYFRIHERTHTGEKPYECKQCGKAFSRSTYFRVHERIHTGEKPYENPNPNPSFVPVLS is encoded by the coding sequence ATGGGTCCTTCATCCCTTAATAGGCACATCAGAGATCACACTGGACGTGGACCAAATGAGTATCAGGAATATGGAAAGAAGTCATATACACGTAACCAGTGTGGACGAGCCTTGAGTTATCATCGCTCTTTTCCAGTACGTGAAAGGACTCATCCTGGAGGAAAGCCCTATGATtgtaaagaatgtggagaaacgtTTATTTCTCTTGTAAGCATTCGAAGACACATGTTAACGCATAGGGGAGGTGTACCTTACAAATGTAAGGTGTGTGGGAAAGCCTTTGATTATCCCAGTTTATTTCGTATACATGAAAGAagtcacactggagagaaaccttatgaatgcaagcaatgtgggaaagccttcagttgTTCCAGTTACATTAGAATCCAtgaaaggactcacactggagatAAACCCTATGAATGCAAGCAatgtgggaaagctttcagtTGTTCCAAGTACATTCGAATCCATGAACgaactcacacaggagagaaaccctacgaATGTAAACAGTGTGGTAAAGCCTTTAGGTGCGCCAGTTCTGTTCGAAGTCACGAAAGGACTCACACCGGAGAGAAACTTtttgaatgtaaggaatgtgggaaggctTTGACTTGTCTCGCGAGTGTTCGAAGACACATGATAAAGCACACTGGCAACGGACCTTATAAATGTAAGGTGTGTGGGAAAGCCTTTGATTTCCCCAGTTCATTTCGAATCCATGAAAGGacccacactggagagaaaccctatgactGTAagcaatgtgggaaagccttcagttgTTCCAGTTCGTTCCGAAAACATGAAAggattcacactggagagaaaccctataaatgtacaaaatgtgggaaagccttcagtcgTTCCAGTTACTTCCGAATCCATGAgaggactcacactggagagaaaccctatgaatgtaaacaatgtgggaaagccttcagtcgATCCACTTACTTTCGAGTACAtgaaagaattcatactggagagaaaccctatgagaACCCCAACCCTAACCCTTCATTTGTCCCAGTTCTTTCATGA